From a single Populus nigra chromosome 18, ddPopNigr1.1, whole genome shotgun sequence genomic region:
- the LOC133678724 gene encoding protein DETOXIFICATION 16-like isoform X3 — MSKCSMTSLFLGMASALDTFCGQAYGARQFHMLSIHMQRAMVVLLLVSIPLAIIWANTRPILIACGQQKDIAEEAGLYARFMIPSLFAYGLLQCLVKFLQTQNIVFPMMLCAGITTLLHILVCWVLVFKSGLGYIGAALASSFSYWINVLLLVLYVKFSSSCSKTWTGFSKEAFQDIVNFMRLAIPSAVMVCLEMWSFESMVLMSGLLPNPELETSVLSISLNTAATVWMIPYGLSGAASTRVSNELGAQHPYLARLAVRVVITIAVAEGILVGIVLILIRNVWGYAYSNDIEVVDYVAVMLPVVATSNFLDGLQCVLSGVARGCGWQKIGAYINLGSYYLVGIPIAILLAFVVHVGGKGLWLGIICALIVQVFSLATITIRTNWEQEAKKATERVYDEVIPVDTVS; from the exons ATGAGCAAGTGCTCGATGACTTCCCTTTTT ttGGGAATGGCAAGTGCGCTTGATACATTTTGCGGGCAGGCATATGGAGCAAGGCAGTTTCATATGCTCAGCATACACATGCAGAGAGCCATGGTTGTTCTTTTACTTGTTAGCATACCCCTCGCCATCATCTGGGCAAACACAAGACCTATCCTAATTGCCTGTGGCCAACAAAAAGATATAGCAGAGGAAGCTGGACTGTATGCTCGTTTCATGATCCCAAGCCTTTTTGCATATGGTCTTCTTCAATGCCTGGTCAAATTCTTACAGACTCAGAACATAGTATTTCCGATGATGCTATGCGCAGGAATCACGACTTTACTTCACATCCTTGTATGTTGGGTTCTGGTTTTCAAATCTGGCCTTGGATATATAGGAGCTGCATTGGCTAGTTCATTCTCTTATTGGATCAATGTATTACTTTTGGTACTTTATGTCAAGTTCTCTTCTTCATGTTCAAAAACTTGGACAGGCTTTTCAAAGGAGGCCTTCCaagatattgttaattttatgagGCTTGCAATTCCTTCAGCTGTTATGGTTTG CTTGGAAATGTGGTCTTTTGAATCGATGGTTCTTATGTCTGGTCTGCTCCCTAATCCAGAATTGGAGACTTCAGTTCTTTCTATTAG CCTTAATACAGCTGCAACTGTTTGGATGATCCCTTACGGACTAAGTGGTGCTGCCAG CACCCGAGTCTCAAATGAGTTAGGAGCACAGCATCCATACCTCGCACGATTAGCAGTTCGCGTTGTCATCACAATTGCTGTTGCTGAAGGCATTTTGGTGGGAATAGTCTTGATATTGATTCGCAATGTTTGGGGCTACGCCTATAGCAATGACATAGAAGTTGTTGACTATGTAGCAGTCATGTTGCCTGTTGTTGCGACATCCAACTTCTTAGATGGACTCCAATGTGTTCTTTCAG GCGTTGCCAGAGGATGTGGTTGGCAGAAGATTGGTGCATACATCAATCTTGGATCATATTATTTGGTGGGAATCCCCATTGCAATTTTATTAGCTTTTGTCGTTCATGTTGGAGGAAAG GGCCTTTGGCTGGGGATAATATGTGCACTCATCGTGCAAGTTTTTTCTCTTGCCACTATTACTATTCGTACAAATTGGGAGCAAGAA GCAAAGAAGGCTACTGAAAGAGTATATGATGAAGTAATTCCAGTGGATACAGTATCATGA
- the LOC133678724 gene encoding protein DETOXIFICATION 16-like isoform X2 → MEREQQSLSLNTPLCEGNGVGLYEERNQERGISKKEILEEVKRQLWLAGHLGELSLSGASMATSFASVTGFSLLLGMASALDTFCGQAYGARQFHMLSIHMQRAMVVLLLVSIPLAIIWANTRPILIACGQQKDIAEEAGLYARFMIPSLFAYGLLQCLVKFLQTQNIVFPMMLCAGITTLLHILVCWVLVFKSGLGYIGAALASSFSYWINVLLLVLYVKFSSSCSKTWTGFSKEAFQDIVNFMRLAIPSAVMVCLEMWSFESMVLMSGLLPNPELETSVLSISLNTAATVWMIPYGLSGAASTRVSNELGAQHPYLARLAVRVVITIAVAEGILVGIVLILIRNVWGYAYSNDIEVVDYVAVMLPVVATSNFLDGLQCVLSGVARGCGWQKIGAYINLGSYYLVGIPIAILLAFVVHVGGKGLWLGIICALIVQVFSLATITIRTNWEQEAKKATERVYDEVIPVDTVS, encoded by the exons ATGGAGAGAGAGCAGCAAAGTTTGTCTCTTAATACACCTTTATGTGAAGGAAACGGTGTCGGACTTTACGaagaaagaaaccaagaaaGGGGTATCAGCAAGAAGGAGATTCTTGAAGAAGTGAAAAGGCAGCTATGGCTAGCAG GTCATCTTGGTGAGTTAAGCTTGTCTGGTGCTTCAATGGCCACTTCCTTTGCGAGTGTCACTGGTTTCAGCCTTTTG ttGGGAATGGCAAGTGCGCTTGATACATTTTGCGGGCAGGCATATGGAGCAAGGCAGTTTCATATGCTCAGCATACACATGCAGAGAGCCATGGTTGTTCTTTTACTTGTTAGCATACCCCTCGCCATCATCTGGGCAAACACAAGACCTATCCTAATTGCCTGTGGCCAACAAAAAGATATAGCAGAGGAAGCTGGACTGTATGCTCGTTTCATGATCCCAAGCCTTTTTGCATATGGTCTTCTTCAATGCCTGGTCAAATTCTTACAGACTCAGAACATAGTATTTCCGATGATGCTATGCGCAGGAATCACGACTTTACTTCACATCCTTGTATGTTGGGTTCTGGTTTTCAAATCTGGCCTTGGATATATAGGAGCTGCATTGGCTAGTTCATTCTCTTATTGGATCAATGTATTACTTTTGGTACTTTATGTCAAGTTCTCTTCTTCATGTTCAAAAACTTGGACAGGCTTTTCAAAGGAGGCCTTCCaagatattgttaattttatgagGCTTGCAATTCCTTCAGCTGTTATGGTTTG CTTGGAAATGTGGTCTTTTGAATCGATGGTTCTTATGTCTGGTCTGCTCCCTAATCCAGAATTGGAGACTTCAGTTCTTTCTATTAG CCTTAATACAGCTGCAACTGTTTGGATGATCCCTTACGGACTAAGTGGTGCTGCCAG CACCCGAGTCTCAAATGAGTTAGGAGCACAGCATCCATACCTCGCACGATTAGCAGTTCGCGTTGTCATCACAATTGCTGTTGCTGAAGGCATTTTGGTGGGAATAGTCTTGATATTGATTCGCAATGTTTGGGGCTACGCCTATAGCAATGACATAGAAGTTGTTGACTATGTAGCAGTCATGTTGCCTGTTGTTGCGACATCCAACTTCTTAGATGGACTCCAATGTGTTCTTTCAG GCGTTGCCAGAGGATGTGGTTGGCAGAAGATTGGTGCATACATCAATCTTGGATCATATTATTTGGTGGGAATCCCCATTGCAATTTTATTAGCTTTTGTCGTTCATGTTGGAGGAAAG GGCCTTTGGCTGGGGATAATATGTGCACTCATCGTGCAAGTTTTTTCTCTTGCCACTATTACTATTCGTACAAATTGGGAGCAAGAA GCAAAGAAGGCTACTGAAAGAGTATATGATGAAGTAATTCCAGTGGATACAGTATCATGA
- the LOC133678725 gene encoding AP-1 complex subunit sigma-1-like, with translation MIQFVLLISRQGKVRLTKWYSPYTQKERSKVIRELSGVILTRGPKLCNFVEWRGQKVVYKRYASLYFCMCTDQDDNELEVLEIIHHFVEILDRYFGSVCELDLIFNFHKAYYVLDEILIAGELQESSKKTVARLIAAQDSLVETAKEQASSISNIIAQATK, from the exons ATG ATTCAATTTGTACTTCTTATTAGTCGACAAGGAAAAGTGAGATTGACAAAATGGTATTCACCTTATACACAAAAGGAAAGAAGTAAG GTAATCCGTGAGCTCAGTGGAGTAATTTTGACTCGAGGACCCAAGCTTTGTAATTTTGTTGAATGGAGAGGACAGAAAGTTGTTTATAAAAG ATATGCTAGCCTTTACTTCTGCATGTGCACTGATCAGGACGACAATGAATTAGAGGTCCTTGAAATAATTCACCATTTTGTTGAGATTTTGGACCGATACTTTGGCAGT GTCTGCGAGTTGGACTTGATCTTCAACTTCCATAAG GCCTATTATGTATTGGATGAGATTTTGATAGCTGGTGAACTTCAAGAGTCCAGCAAGAAAACAGTTGCTAGGCTAATAGCTGCCCAG GACTCATTGGTAGAGACTGCAAAAGAGCAGGCCAGTTCGATAAGCAATATCATTGCCCAGGCCACGAAGTAG
- the LOC133678724 gene encoding protein DETOXIFICATION 16-like isoform X1 → MEREQQSLSLNTPLCEGNGVGLYEERNQERGISKKEILEEVKRQLWLAGPLISVSLLQYCIQMISVMFVGHLGELSLSGASMATSFASVTGFSLLLGMASALDTFCGQAYGARQFHMLSIHMQRAMVVLLLVSIPLAIIWANTRPILIACGQQKDIAEEAGLYARFMIPSLFAYGLLQCLVKFLQTQNIVFPMMLCAGITTLLHILVCWVLVFKSGLGYIGAALASSFSYWINVLLLVLYVKFSSSCSKTWTGFSKEAFQDIVNFMRLAIPSAVMVCLEMWSFESMVLMSGLLPNPELETSVLSISLNTAATVWMIPYGLSGAASTRVSNELGAQHPYLARLAVRVVITIAVAEGILVGIVLILIRNVWGYAYSNDIEVVDYVAVMLPVVATSNFLDGLQCVLSGVARGCGWQKIGAYINLGSYYLVGIPIAILLAFVVHVGGKGLWLGIICALIVQVFSLATITIRTNWEQEAKKATERVYDEVIPVDTVS, encoded by the exons ATGGAGAGAGAGCAGCAAAGTTTGTCTCTTAATACACCTTTATGTGAAGGAAACGGTGTCGGACTTTACGaagaaagaaaccaagaaaGGGGTATCAGCAAGAAGGAGATTCTTGAAGAAGTGAAAAGGCAGCTATGGCTAGCAGGTCCTTTAATATCTGTGAGTCTGTTGCAATATTGTATACAAATGATTTCTGTGATGTTTGTAGGTCATCTTGGTGAGTTAAGCTTGTCTGGTGCTTCAATGGCCACTTCCTTTGCGAGTGTCACTGGTTTCAGCCTTTTG ttGGGAATGGCAAGTGCGCTTGATACATTTTGCGGGCAGGCATATGGAGCAAGGCAGTTTCATATGCTCAGCATACACATGCAGAGAGCCATGGTTGTTCTTTTACTTGTTAGCATACCCCTCGCCATCATCTGGGCAAACACAAGACCTATCCTAATTGCCTGTGGCCAACAAAAAGATATAGCAGAGGAAGCTGGACTGTATGCTCGTTTCATGATCCCAAGCCTTTTTGCATATGGTCTTCTTCAATGCCTGGTCAAATTCTTACAGACTCAGAACATAGTATTTCCGATGATGCTATGCGCAGGAATCACGACTTTACTTCACATCCTTGTATGTTGGGTTCTGGTTTTCAAATCTGGCCTTGGATATATAGGAGCTGCATTGGCTAGTTCATTCTCTTATTGGATCAATGTATTACTTTTGGTACTTTATGTCAAGTTCTCTTCTTCATGTTCAAAAACTTGGACAGGCTTTTCAAAGGAGGCCTTCCaagatattgttaattttatgagGCTTGCAATTCCTTCAGCTGTTATGGTTTG CTTGGAAATGTGGTCTTTTGAATCGATGGTTCTTATGTCTGGTCTGCTCCCTAATCCAGAATTGGAGACTTCAGTTCTTTCTATTAG CCTTAATACAGCTGCAACTGTTTGGATGATCCCTTACGGACTAAGTGGTGCTGCCAG CACCCGAGTCTCAAATGAGTTAGGAGCACAGCATCCATACCTCGCACGATTAGCAGTTCGCGTTGTCATCACAATTGCTGTTGCTGAAGGCATTTTGGTGGGAATAGTCTTGATATTGATTCGCAATGTTTGGGGCTACGCCTATAGCAATGACATAGAAGTTGTTGACTATGTAGCAGTCATGTTGCCTGTTGTTGCGACATCCAACTTCTTAGATGGACTCCAATGTGTTCTTTCAG GCGTTGCCAGAGGATGTGGTTGGCAGAAGATTGGTGCATACATCAATCTTGGATCATATTATTTGGTGGGAATCCCCATTGCAATTTTATTAGCTTTTGTCGTTCATGTTGGAGGAAAG GGCCTTTGGCTGGGGATAATATGTGCACTCATCGTGCAAGTTTTTTCTCTTGCCACTATTACTATTCGTACAAATTGGGAGCAAGAA GCAAAGAAGGCTACTGAAAGAGTATATGATGAAGTAATTCCAGTGGATACAGTATCATGA